The following coding sequences are from one Paenibacillus sp. FSL R5-0912 window:
- a CDS encoding extracellular solute-binding protein has protein sequence MAKSTIHLLLRRGLPLALCTAVLLPVISAEAAAAPVSSATSAKPLTASVVTQPSDGQRVLRIGSLWSSSDDTYLRQNLTDLYEFTHPDVKLEFVPAVDQEQFRFTNTYMVEGPEALGHMRDIMLGSNPVDVVIGDSSLIRSLAAQNMLEPLQPLIDRDGYDISNMAPTMLYGVRQLGRGHLFALAPTFNASVVFYNKGIFDAAGVNYPTDGMTWDEFFKLAGMVTKTSKQMDERIYGFSRSRYAGDPFADMQAYLSPLQAAMYDNQGRAMTVNNALWSKGWTTFSNLIQKKIIPGPDDIEAAAAAVAEPAETGFNPFLGDWFLTGKAAMVIGEYGYINELASADRNALLIKNINFRHVDWGIAAVPTFAEKPGVAVGAGLDQLLAISSTAQNEEDAWELIKFVNSNEVARIKAANPYQLTSRMDFNRSQKAGVSLEPFYNLKPVPLTDANVESLAYKMPNIYQINLAGQMLFSEVIQGKRTVANALKAWEQQGNHMLNAMRKDPTVLFNLDNGWLERSVKGK, from the coding sequence CTCTGTACGGCGGTACTGCTGCCTGTTATTTCGGCTGAAGCGGCGGCAGCCCCTGTCAGCTCTGCCACTTCGGCCAAACCCTTGACGGCATCCGTGGTGACGCAGCCATCGGACGGACAGCGGGTCCTGCGGATCGGCAGTCTGTGGAGTAGCAGCGATGATACCTATCTGCGCCAAAATCTGACTGACCTCTATGAGTTCACGCATCCGGACGTGAAGCTGGAGTTTGTTCCGGCGGTGGATCAGGAGCAGTTCCGCTTCACCAACACGTACATGGTGGAAGGACCGGAAGCATTGGGGCATATGCGTGACATCATGCTTGGCAGTAATCCGGTAGATGTGGTCATAGGAGACAGCAGCCTGATCAGGAGTCTGGCAGCCCAGAACATGCTTGAGCCTCTGCAGCCGCTGATTGACCGTGACGGCTATGATATCAGCAATATGGCACCGACGATGCTGTATGGTGTACGTCAGCTTGGCCGGGGCCACCTGTTTGCGCTGGCACCTACTTTCAACGCAAGTGTAGTTTTCTATAATAAAGGGATATTCGATGCTGCCGGAGTGAATTATCCAACGGACGGGATGACCTGGGATGAATTCTTCAAGCTTGCAGGTATGGTGACGAAGACCTCCAAGCAGATGGATGAGCGGATATATGGCTTCTCAAGGAGCCGTTATGCCGGCGATCCGTTCGCGGATATGCAGGCGTATCTCTCTCCTCTGCAAGCTGCTATGTACGATAACCAAGGCAGGGCAATGACAGTGAACAATGCGCTGTGGAGTAAAGGCTGGACTACCTTCAGCAATCTGATTCAGAAGAAGATTATCCCCGGCCCGGATGATATTGAAGCCGCAGCCGCAGCTGTTGCCGAACCTGCAGAGACCGGATTTAACCCGTTTCTGGGTGACTGGTTTCTGACGGGCAAAGCGGCAATGGTCATCGGAGAATATGGTTATATCAACGAGCTGGCTTCCGCGGACCGCAATGCGCTCCTGATTAAGAACATTAATTTCAGACATGTGGATTGGGGAATCGCCGCCGTACCTACGTTTGCCGAGAAGCCGGGCGTGGCCGTCGGTGCTGGACTGGATCAGCTGCTGGCCATCAGCAGTACCGCGCAGAATGAAGAGGATGCCTGGGAGTTGATCAAGTTTGTGAACAGCAACGAAGTAGCCAGAATCAAGGCGGCCAATCCTTATCAGCTTACCTCCCGTATGGATTTCAACCGTTCACAGAAGGCTGGAGTAAGCCTTGAACCTTTTTACAATTTGAAGCCTGTGCCGCTGACGGACGCTAATGTGGAGAGTCTGGCTTACAAGATGCCTAATATTTATCAGATTAATCTGGCCGGACAAATGCTGTTCAGCGAAGTCATTCAAGGCAAACGGACGGTAGCGAATGCCCTCAAGGCCTGGGAGCAGCAGGGCAACCATATGCTTAACGCGATGCGCAAGGATCCCACAGTCTTGTTCAATCTGGACAACGGCTGGCTGGAGCGAAGTGTGAAGGGCAAGTAG